A single window of Malus sylvestris chromosome 5, drMalSylv7.2, whole genome shotgun sequence DNA harbors:
- the LOC126621148 gene encoding uncharacterized protein LOC126621148, protein MTLVTGPQEAIVYPGLALYQATAGYVNPALQRTETANTQSNLFGRCSLAFKFMPKSMTNLSCSEMRAAGHGVEAQFQLPVAVDDFMQRSHPTNQLFNRHSFQSSNFHAAQDGSMKPLLRRRKGERTKPLPPSKRLWVEVQRVLMERVQDIADKKGIKLRFCNLKECENHIQTLDSPFANIRMEIGWPNEVPFVHSHDLPDKAKIGFLEAYEPGWTATHDMELSLSEPGQAGQSTLG, encoded by the exons ATGACCCTCGTGACTGGTCCTCAAGAAGCTATTGTTTACCCTGGACTCGCACTCTATCAGGCAACTGCAGGATATGTTAACCCTGCACTGCAGAGAACGGAGACTGCTAATACACAGAGCAACTTGTTTGGGCGATGTTCTTTGGCTTTTAAATTCATGCCTAAATCCATGACCAATCTTAGTTGTTCAGAGATGAGAGCTGCTGGTCATGGGGTTGAAGCTCAGTTCCAGCTTCCAGTAGCGGTTGATGACTTTATGCAGAGATCTCACCCCACCAATCAACTCTTTAACAGACACAGTTTCCAAAGTTCCAATTTCCATGCAGCACAAGATG GATCTATGAAGCCTTTGTTGAGGAGGAGAAAGGGTGAAAGAACCAAACCTCTGCCACCTTCCAAGAGATTGTGGGTCGAGGTCCAGAGAGTCCTGATGGAAAGGGTTCAAGACATTGCAGACAAGAAGGGAATCAAGCTGAGGTTCTGCAACCTGAAGGAGTGTGAGAATCACATTCAGACACTTGATAGCCCCTTTGCCAATATAAGAATGGAGATTGGGTGGCCAAACGAGGTGCCATTTGTTCATTCCCATGATCTCCCCGACAAGGCAAAGATCGGTTTCCTTGAAGCCTATGAACCTGGTTGGACAGCTACTCATGATATGGAGTTAAGTCTATCTGAACCTGGACAGGCTGGCCAGTCAACACTCggttaa
- the LOC126621143 gene encoding G-type lectin S-receptor-like serine/threonine-protein kinase At4g27290 encodes MKFMKNPSKALAKMCLLLFYSSLLLMVAAVFSTADDATSTFQSIRDGETVVSTGGTFELGFYYPDAPNRRYVAIWYKQISVTTIVWVANRDKPLADLSGVLKVTNPGILVLNHNMSTVWSSNTSRTAQNPVARLLDSGNLVVIDRSDDDSENFLWQSFDYPGDTFLPGMKIGRNTVTGFNWHLRSWKSPQDPSQGNRTSQLGPKGYAELFVREGSVIKYRTGPWNGVGFSGSPQFNPNPIFTYIFVSEPDEMYYSYKLHNSSIFSRVVLTSDGLVQRYTWIDRTKGWVLYQSAKIDDCVNYALCGVHGACNIEESPVCSCLKGFTPKFPKEWDLVDWSHGCVRKTSLNCTGDVFQKYSGVKLPSTEQSWHNKSMNLNECEMACMKNCSCTAYTNLDIRDGGTGCLLWYGDLIDIRYTAENGQDIYIRMAAAEQDHEDDTKINAKYSESNEKKMRIIISTIVLSTGLLILGLALLFYVWKKQHQKGKLGRSQNEDLELPLFDLMTIVSATSNFSIENKLGEGGFGSVFKGTMEDGQAIAVKRLSKNSRQGLNEFKNEVTHIAKLQHRNLVKLLGCCIQEDEMILIYEFMPNKSLDFFIFDQTRRMLLDWPKRFEIINGIARGLLYLHQDSRLRVIHRDLKASNILLGSEFNPKISDFGLARSFGGIETKAETKKVVGTYGYMSPEYAIDGFYSIKSDVYSFGVLVLEIVSGSRNRGFSHPDHKLNLLGHAWMLHTEGRPLELLDASIEDSVTLHEVVRAIHVGLLCVQRNPEDRPSMSVAVLMLGSEGALPPPLKPGFYSERDMSELEAGHSSKACSANEVTISLVEAR; translated from the exons atgaagtttatgaaaaATCCGTCAAAAGCTTTAGCTAAGATGTGCTTGCTTCTTTTCTACTCTTCTTTGCTGCTCATGGTCGCAGCAGTATTCTCCACAGCTGATGACGCCACGAGTACATTTCAGTCCATTAGAGACGGTGAGACTGTAGTTTCAACTGGCGGTACGTTTGAGCTAGGATTTTACTATCCTGATGCTCCTAATAGACGGTACGTGGCGATATGGTACAAGCAGATATCTGTTACAACCATTGTATGGGTTGCCAACAGAGACAAGCCCCTCGCTGATTTGTCCGGCGTTTTGAAGGTCACCAACCCCGGAATTCTTGTCCTCAACCACAACATGAGCACAGTTTGGTCCTCCAACACATCGAGAACTGCACAGAATCCAGTGGCACGTCTTTTGGATTCGGGTAATCTTGTCGTGATAGATAGGAGTGATGATGACTCTGAGAACTTTCTGTGGCAAAGTTTTGATTACCCTGGCGATACATTCTTACCAGGTATGAAGATTGGTAGGAACACAGTTACAGGCTTCAATTGGCATCTTAGATCGTGGAAAAGTCCTCAGGATCCTTCTCAAGGAAATCGTACATCTCAACTTGGTCCCAAAGGATATGCAGAATTATTTGTGAGGGAAGGTTCGGTCATTAAATATCGGACTGGACCATGGAATGGAGTAGGGTTCAGTGGAAGCCCTCAGTTCAATCCAAACCCTATATTCACATACATTTTTGTTTCTGAGCCTGATGAAATGTACTACAGTTACAAGCTTCACAACAGCTCAATCTTTTCGAGGGTGGTGTTAACTTCAGATGGACTTGTGCAGCGCTACACATGGATTGATAGAACCAAAGGTTGGGTTCTTTACCAATCAGCCAAAATTGATGACTGTGTAAACTATGCATTGTGTGGTGTACATGGTGCATGTAACATTGAAGAGTCCCCGGTTTGTAGCTGTTTGAAAGGATTTACACCAAAGTTCCCGAAAGAATGGGATTTGGTGGATTGGTCTCATGGCTGTGTGAGAAAGACTTCTCTAAATTGCACTGGAGATGTGTTCCAAAAGTACTCGGGGGTGAAATTGCCTAGCACAGAACAATCCTGGCATAACAAAAGTATGAACCTCAACGAATGTGAGATGGCGTGCATGAAGAACTGCTCCTGCACGGCTTATACAAATTTGGATATCCGGGATGGAGGAACTGGGTGCTTGCTGTGGTACGGTGATCTAATTGATATAAGATACACTGCTGAAAACGGGCAAGATATTTATATAAGAATGGCCGCAGCAGAACAAG ATCATGAAGACGATACAAAGATCAATGCTAAATACTCTGAATccaatgaaaagaaaatgagaatcATAATAAGCACTATTGTGTTGTCTACCGGATTACTGATCCTGGGCCTTGCTCTGTTGTTTTATGTTTGGAAGAAGCAGCACCAAAAAG GAAAACTGGGACGCAGCCAAAATGAGGATCTGGAATTACCGTTATTTGACTTGATGACTATAGTTTCTGCAACAAGTAACTTTTCAATTGAAAACAAACTTGGTGAAGGCGGTTTCGGATCTGTCTTTAAG GGTACGATGGAAGATGGACAAGCAATCGCAGTGAAAAGGCTTTCAAAAAATTCTAGACAAGGACTCAATgagttcaagaatgaagttACACATATTGCCAAACTTCAGCACAGGAATCTAGTGAAGCTTCTTGGATGCTGCATTCAAGAAGACGAGATGATATTGATCTACGAGTTCATGCCTAACAAGAGCTTAGACTTCTTTATTTTTG ATCAAACAAGAAGGATGTTATTAGACTGGCCGAAGCGCTTTGAAATTATTAATGGGATAGCTCGAGGGCTCctctatcttcatcaagattctAGATTGAGAGTTATTCATAGAGATCTCAAAGCAAGTAACATTTTATTAGGCAGTGAATTTAACCCGAAAATCTCAGACTTTGGCCTGGCTAGAAGCTTTGGAGGAATTGAAACGAAAGCAGAAACGAAGAAAGTGGTCGGAACATA CGGTTACATGTCCCCAGAATATGCAATTGATGGTTTCTACTCTATAAAGTCCGACGTCTATAGCTTTGGTGTTCTGGTGCTAGAGATAGTGAGTGGGAGTAGAAATAGAGGATTCTCTCATCCAGACCACAAACTCAACCTTCTTGGACAT GCATGGATGCTACACACAGAAGGCAGGCCTCTCGAACTGCTTGATGCATCGATAGAGGACTCCGTCACTCTGCATGAAGTTGTGAGAGCGATTCATGTGGGTCTTTTGTGTGTGCAGAGGAATCCAGAAGACAGGCCGAGCATGTCAGTCGCAGTTCTAATGTTGGGTAGTGAAGGTGCATTGCCCCCACCTCTAAAACCTGGTTTTTACAGTGAAAGGGATATGAGTGAACTCGAAGCCGGTCATTCTTCTAAAGCATGCTCAGCTAATGAAGTCACTATTTCACTAGTCGAGGCTCGATaa